From one Phycodurus eques isolate BA_2022a chromosome 6, UOR_Pequ_1.1, whole genome shotgun sequence genomic stretch:
- the rhbdd2 gene encoding LOW QUALITY PROTEIN: rhomboid domain-containing protein 2 (The sequence of the model RefSeq protein was modified relative to this genomic sequence to represent the inferred CDS: deleted 1 base in 1 codon): protein MRTAHLRSVFREAFPVVTSGMFVVSLASCAAFGLQSYLDLSQGSLSVGASVFVRGHVHTLFTFPFYHRSLTQLLLSICTMVFLSGSLEKGFGTVRFLFVCILMSTITGLLYAFLDLLQGRNRPTGGLVPMALACVALTTTRTKMTKGFLCGVSFPTMALPWVFVLMTSVLIPHTALPCSIIATLVGWMHGRGWFSFVDLTEARAGLVEKTPPLRLLRRISVALFVPASAEDRRKTLLPQINPTPGSYPVQAYAPSADVAVSGSAEMHEGWLNAATAASGPALFSNPHVSATGVSGTSHGHNCAHSHGQL from the exons ATGCGCACGGCTCATTTAAGGTCGGTTTTCAGAGAGGCGTTTCCTGTGGTGACGAGCGGGATGTTCGTGGTCAGCCTCGCGTCGTGTGCGGCCTTTGGCCTCCAAAGCTACTTGGACTTGTCTCAGGGGAGCCTCAGCGTA GGGGCGAGTGTTTTTGTCCGGGGGCACGTGCACACCCTCTTCACGTTCCCTTTCTACCACAGAAGCCTCACCCAGCTGCTCCTCAGCATCTGCACCATGGTGTTCCTCAGCGGTAGTTTGGAGAAAGGATTTGGCACCGTTCGcttcctgtttgtgtgcatcCTGATGTCCACCATCACAGGTTTGTTGTACGCCTTCCTGGATCTCCTGCAGGGGCGCAACAGGCCCACGGGGGGCTTGGTACCGATGGCCCTCGCTTGTGTGGCCCTCACCACCACGCGCACAAAAATGACCAAAGGGTTCCTCTGCGGCGTCAGTTTCCCCACCATGGCTCTCCCGTGGGTGTTCGTCCTCATGACCAGCGTGCTCATTCCTCACACGGCTCTCCCCTGCAGCATCATCGCCACTCTCGTCGGATGGATGCACGGAAGAGGATGGTTCTCCTTCGTGGACCTCACGGAGGCCAGGGCAGGTCTCGTGGAGAAGACGCCGCCTCTCCGCTTGCTGAGGCGCATTAGCGTGGCGCTGTTTGTCCCAGCTTCCGCCGAGGACCGGCGGAAGACACTCCTTCCTCAAATAAACCCAACACCGGGGTCCTACCCGGTGCAGGCCTACGCGCCGAGTGCAGACGTGGCGGTTAGTGGCTCTGCCGAGATGCATGAGGGTTGGTTGAACGCTGCCACTGCAGCATCTGGACCTGCACTTTTCTCTAATCCTCATGTCTCTGCAACGGGCGTCAGTGGGACGAGTCACGGACACAACTGCGCACACAGCCACGGCCagctatag